A window of Citrus sinensis cultivar Valencia sweet orange chromosome 7, DVS_A1.0, whole genome shotgun sequence contains these coding sequences:
- the LOC102606846 gene encoding uncharacterized protein LOC102606846: MGEQQLLDYILVPFGLLIMAAYHVWLLYRIVKHPTKTVIGVNAINRRFWVQAMMEDASKNGVLAVQTLRNNIMASTLLASTAIMLSSLIAILMTSSDGDRSTWFTFGDRSDFFYSIKFFFILVCFLVAFLLNVQSIRYYSHAGILINVPFKKMSENVHHHQLTAEFVARTVNRGSYFWSVGLRAFYFSFPLFLWIFGPIPMFLCCVVLVFLLYFLDVTFTFQFGLGVGVSKDHNQDEELGRSAVDLGSVWEYYEETAFVPRRS; this comes from the exons atgGGGGAACAGCAGCTTCTTGATTACATATTGGTCCCATTTGGGTTGCTGATAATGGCAGCTTATCACGTATGGCTTCTCTATCGAATTGTAAAGCACCCCACTAAGACTGTTATTGGTGTCAACGCCATCAATCGCCGATTCTGGGTCCAAGCTATGATGGAG GACGCGTCGAAGAATGGAGTCCTTGCAGTGCAGACACTACGAAACAACATAATGGCATCAACATTATTAGCATCAACGGCAATCATGCTGAGCTCTCTGATCGCAATTTTGATGACAAGCAGCGACGGCGACCGATCAACTTGGTTTACGTTTGGCGACAGAAGCGATTTCTTTTACtccataaaatttttcttcatattgGTATGCTTCCTGGTAGCGTTCCTGCTCAACGTTCAATCAATCAGATACTACAGCCACGCAGGCATTTTGATCAATGTGCCCTTCAAGAAAATGTCAGAAAACGTGCATCATCATCAGCTCACAGCTGAGTTTGTGGCCAGAACAGTGAACAGGGGAAGCTACTTTTGGTCAGTGGGGCTTCGAGCATTCTACTTTTCGTTCCCTTTGTTCCTGTGGATTTTTGGGCCTATTCCCATGTTCTTGTGCTGCGTCGTTCTTGTTTTCTTGCTTTATTTTCTCGACGTCACGTTCACATTTCAGTTCGGCTTGGGCGTTGGGGTCTCTAAGGATCATAACCAAGATGAGGAATTAGGGAGGTCAGCTGTCGATTTAGGGTCTGTTTGGGAGTACTACGAAGAAACAGCTTTTGTTCCACGGCGCTCATAA